One Vibrio sp. 16 genomic window carries:
- a CDS encoding RidA family protein: MTKVLHTESAPAAIGPYVQGVDLGNMVLTSGQIPVNPATGEVSADIAEQARQSLENVKAVVEASGLSVTDIVKMTVFVKDLNDFGTVNEVYGAFFDEHKVANYPARSCVEVARLPKDVGIEIEAIAVRK, from the coding sequence ATGACTAAAGTACTTCACACTGAATCAGCACCAGCAGCAATCGGCCCTTACGTACAAGGTGTAGACCTAGGCAACATGGTTCTGACTTCTGGCCAAATCCCTGTTAACCCAGCAACAGGTGAAGTATCAGCTGACATCGCAGAGCAAGCTCGTCAGTCTCTTGAAAACGTAAAAGCTGTCGTTGAAGCGTCTGGCCTATCTGTCACTGATATCGTTAAGATGACAGTATTTGTTAAAGACCTAAACGATTTCGGTACGGTAAACGAGGTGTACGGTGCATTCTTCGATGAGCACAAAGTGGCTAACTACCCTGCACGCTCATGTGTCGAAGTAGCGCGCCTACCAAAAGATGTGGGTATTGAAATCGAAGCGATTGCTGTTCGTAAGTAA
- the mdh gene encoding malate dehydrogenase, with product MKVAVIGAAGGIGQALALLLKNRLPAGSDLALYDIAPVTPGVAADLSHIPTPVSIKGFAGEDPTPALEGADVVLISAGVARKPGMDRADLFNVNAGIVKSLAEKIAVVCPKALVGIITNPVNTTVPIAAEVLKKAGVYDKRRLFGVTTLDVIRSETFVAELKDKDPGEVRVPVIGGHSGVTILPLLSQVEGVEFSDEEVAALTKRIQNAGTEVVEAKAGGGSATLSMGQAACRFGLALVKALQGEEVIEYAYVEGDGEHAPFFAQPVKLGKEGVEEVLSYGPLSDFEKAALDGMLETLNGDIQTGVDFAK from the coding sequence ATGAAAGTAGCCGTTATTGGTGCCGCTGGTGGCATCGGTCAAGCCCTAGCTTTACTACTTAAGAACCGCCTTCCAGCAGGTTCTGATCTAGCCCTGTACGATATTGCCCCTGTTACACCGGGTGTTGCTGCAGACCTTAGCCACATCCCAACACCAGTTTCTATTAAAGGTTTTGCGGGTGAAGACCCAACCCCTGCACTAGAAGGTGCGGATGTTGTTCTTATCTCTGCGGGTGTAGCTCGTAAGCCTGGTATGGATCGCGCTGACCTGTTCAACGTTAATGCGGGTATCGTTAAGTCTTTGGCTGAGAAGATTGCTGTTGTATGTCCAAAAGCACTTGTGGGTATTATCACTAACCCAGTAAATACAACGGTGCCAATTGCTGCTGAAGTACTGAAGAAAGCTGGCGTTTACGACAAGCGTCGTCTATTCGGTGTAACAACACTTGACGTGATTCGTTCAGAAACCTTTGTTGCTGAGCTGAAAGACAAAGATCCAGGCGAAGTTCGCGTTCCTGTTATCGGTGGTCACTCAGGCGTAACAATCCTACCGCTACTTTCTCAAGTAGAAGGCGTTGAGTTCTCTGATGAAGAAGTTGCGGCTCTAACTAAGCGTATCCAAAATGCAGGTACTGAAGTTGTAGAAGCGAAAGCGGGTGGTGGCTCTGCAACTCTATCTATGGGTCAAGCTGCTTGTCGCTTTGGTCTTGCACTTGTTAAAGCTCTTCAAGGTGAAGAAGTGATTGAATACGCTTACGTTGAAGGTGACGGTGAGCATGCCCCATTCTTCGCGCAACCAGTGAAGCTAGGTAAAGAAGGCGTTGAGGAAGTACTAAGCTACGGTCCTTTAAGTGACTTCGAAAAGGCTGCGCTTGACGGTATGCTAGAAACACTTAATGGTGATATCCAAACGGGTGTCGACTTCGCTAAGTAA
- the argR gene encoding transcriptional regulator ArgR produces the protein MRHSEKQDNLVRAFKALLKEERFGSQGDIVEALKNEGFENINQSKVSRMLTKFGAVRTRNAKMEMVYCLPAELGVPTVSSSLRELVLDIDHNNAIVVIHTGPGAAQLIARLLDSLGKAEGILGVVAGDDTIFITPTLSVTTEQLFDSVCDLFEYAG, from the coding sequence ATGCGCCATTCAGAAAAACAAGATAATCTCGTTCGCGCTTTTAAAGCCCTATTAAAAGAAGAGCGTTTCGGCTCACAAGGCGATATTGTTGAAGCTCTAAAAAATGAAGGCTTTGAAAATATCAACCAGTCTAAAGTCTCTCGTATGCTGACCAAGTTTGGCGCGGTACGTACGCGAAATGCCAAAATGGAGATGGTGTACTGCCTACCAGCTGAACTTGGTGTACCGACCGTATCTAGCTCACTTCGTGAACTTGTTCTAGATATCGATCACAACAATGCGATTGTTGTCATTCATACTGGTCCAGGAGCTGCGCAGTTGATTGCACGCTTACTCGATTCACTTGGCAAAGCGGAAGGTATTTTAGGTGTGGTTGCTGGCGACGATACGATCTTCATCACTCCAACTCTTTCCGTCACAACAGAACAACTTTTCGACTCGGTTTGTGACCTGTTTGAGTACGCAGGCTAA